A section of the Papio anubis isolate 15944 chromosome 16, Panubis1.0, whole genome shotgun sequence genome encodes:
- the PMM1 gene encoding phosphomannomutase 1, whose translation MAVTAQGARRKERVLCLFDVDGTLTPARQKIDPEVAAFLQKLRSRVQIGVVGGSDYSKIAEQLGDGDEVIEKFDYVFAENGTVQYKHGRLLSKQTIQNHLGEELLQDLINFCLSYMALLRLPKKRGTFIEFRNGMLNISPIGRSCTLEERIEFSELDKKEKIREKFVEALKTEFAGKGLRFSRGGMISFDVFPEGWDKRYCLDSLDQDSFDTIHFFGNETSPGGNDFEIFADPRTVGHSVVSPQDTVQRCREIFFPETAHEA comes from the exons ATGGCAGTCACCGCCCAGGGAGCCCGCAGGAAGGAGCGGGTCCTCTGCCTGTTTGACGTGGACGGGACCCTCACGCCGGCTCGCCAG AAAATTGACCCTGAGGTGGCCGCCTTCCTGCAGAAGCTGCGAAGCAGAGTGCAGATCGGTGTGGTGGGCGGCTCTGACTACTCTAAGATCGCTGAGCAGCTGGGTGACGGGGATGAAG TCATTGAGAAGTTTGATTATGTGTTTGCTGAGAACGGGACAGTGCAATATAAGCACGGACGACTGCTCTCCAAGCAG ACCATCCAGAACCACCTGGGGGAGGAGCTGCTGCAGGACTTGATCAACTTCTGCCTCAGCTACATGGCCCTGCTCAGGCTGCCCAAGAAGCG TGGAACCTTCATTGAGTTCCGGAATGGCATGCTGAACATCTCGCCCATCGGCCGGAGCTGCACCCTGGAGGAACGGATCGAGTTCTCCGAACTGGACAAG AAAGAGAAGATCCGGGAGAAGTTCGTGGAAGCCCTGAAAACAGAGTTTGCTGGCAAAGGGCTGAGGTTCTCCCGAG gAGGCATGATCAGCTTTGATGTCTTCCCCGAGGGCTGGGACAAGCGCTACTGCCTGGATAGCCTGGACCAGGACAGCTTCGACACCATCCACTTCTTTGGGAACGAGACCAGCCCT GGTGGGAACGACTTTGAGATCTTTGCTGACCCCCGGACTGTTGGCCACAGCGTGGTGTCTCCTCAGGACACAGTGCAGCGATGCCGGGAGATTTTCTTCCCAGAGACAGCCCATGAGGCGTGA
- the CSDC2 gene encoding LOW QUALITY PROTEIN: cold shock domain-containing protein C2 (The sequence of the model RefSeq protein was modified relative to this genomic sequence to represent the inferred CDS: inserted 3 bases in 2 codons), with product MRPWSRVVTWVGGLAGQSRPQLSCVSLTGQWLVGRRAGPGGPPPPGAPKPLIGPWAPEPEAPPGHHDLVHVTPVVPAPSPKSPVWPTXPFHREGSEIWGEGGXSHRDLPSPLPWPRSRTQQGTARASAGPVFKGVCKQFSRSQGHGFITPENGSEDIFVHVSDIEGEYVPVEGDEVTYKMCPIPPKNQKFQAVEVVLTQLAPHTPHETWSGQVVGS from the exons ATGAGGCCCTGGAGCCGCGTGGTCACTTGGGTGGGAGGCCTGGCTGGCCAGAGCAGGCCCCAGCTCAGCTGCGTCTCCCTG acAGGCCAGTGGCTGGTAGGGCGCAGAGCAGGGCCAGGCGGGCCACCACCGCCTGGGGCGCCCAAACCCCTCATAGGCCCCTGGGCCCCAGAGCCTGAGGCTCCGCCCGGCCACCATGACTTGGTCCACGTCACCCCAGTTGTGCCCGCTCCCTCCCCCAAGTCCCCAGTCTGGCCCA TTCCCTTCCACAGGGAGGGCAGCGAAATTTGGGGCGAGGGTGG GTCCCACCGGGACCTACCCAGCCCCCTGCCCTGGCCCAG GAGTAGGACCCAGCAGGG GACAGCCCGGGCCTCAGCTGGCCCCGTGTTCAAGGGCGTCTGTAAGCAGTTCTCACGCTCACAGGGCCATGGCTTCATCACCCCTGAGAACGGGTCCGAGGACATCTTCGTACATGTGTCTGA CATCGAGGGGGAGTACGTGCCAGTGGAGGGCGATGAGGTGACCTACAAGATGTGCCCTATCCCGCCCAAGAACCAGAAGTTCCAGGCCGTGGAGGTGGTGCTCACTCAGCTGGCCCCCCACACTCCCCACGAGACGTGGTCTGGCCAGGTCGTGGGCTCCTAG